A region from the Dehalococcoides mccartyi CG5 genome encodes:
- a CDS encoding bifunctional folylpolyglutamate synthase/dihydrofolate synthase, with translation MGLTDYESATSRAAANYDLRRVVELLMRLRNPHMGIPAVHLAGTKGKGSTASLIASVMSVAGYRTGLYTSPHLLDFRERICLDGKMISKDHLVRLMASIRPLVDEMNAHAYLGKITSFEVMTALAFEFFHRQQATFQVIETGLGGRLDATNVITPNLSVLTPISLDHTEVLGDSLDKIAAEKAGIIKQSVPVVSAAQRLEAMAVIRERCLKTQSRLIEVSDGYKAEFLGYLGNGQLVKLTGRLGEYCLCLSLLGHYQRQNALTALASLEVLIEAGFKISPEDICEGFRQARWPGRFEVIKGNPLLVIDGAHNEEAVAELVLSLEEYPATAKIEKGERVLVFGTSFDKDAQAMAALLGGYFGTVVLTRSAHPRAMKMDLLKQAFEGRGLQVLEADGVPKALELAGEISPADGLICATGSLFVAAEALKGKSQPRSGTGS, from the coding sequence TTGGGGCTGACAGATTATGAATCTGCTACCAGCCGGGCGGCTGCCAATTATGATCTCAGGCGGGTAGTGGAGCTTCTGATGAGGCTCAGAAACCCCCACATGGGTATTCCGGCTGTGCATCTGGCCGGTACCAAGGGCAAAGGCAGTACCGCCTCCCTGATTGCTTCGGTTATGTCTGTGGCCGGTTATCGTACCGGTCTTTATACTTCGCCCCATTTGCTGGATTTCCGCGAACGTATTTGTCTGGATGGCAAGATGATTTCCAAAGACCATCTGGTGCGGCTTATGGCTTCTATCAGGCCTTTGGTAGATGAAATGAATGCCCATGCCTATTTGGGCAAGATAACTTCGTTTGAAGTGATGACTGCTCTGGCTTTTGAATTTTTTCACCGCCAGCAGGCCACTTTTCAGGTGATTGAAACCGGGCTGGGCGGACGGCTGGATGCTACCAATGTTATTACCCCCAACCTTTCGGTGCTTACCCCCATCAGTCTGGACCATACGGAGGTCCTGGGTGACAGTCTGGACAAAATAGCCGCTGAAAAAGCCGGCATTATCAAACAGTCTGTGCCGGTGGTATCTGCCGCCCAAAGGCTGGAAGCTATGGCAGTTATCCGCGAACGTTGCCTTAAGACCCAGTCAAGGCTGATTGAGGTGAGTGACGGGTACAAGGCGGAATTTTTAGGTTATTTAGGCAATGGCCAGTTGGTTAAACTTACCGGCAGGCTGGGTGAATACTGTCTTTGTCTGTCCCTTCTGGGGCATTACCAGCGTCAAAATGCCCTTACCGCTCTGGCATCTTTAGAGGTGCTGATAGAAGCTGGTTTTAAAATAAGCCCTGAAGATATCTGTGAGGGTTTCAGGCAGGCCAGATGGCCGGGACGGTTTGAGGTTATAAAGGGGAATCCGCTCCTGGTTATTGACGGTGCCCATAATGAAGAAGCAGTTGCCGAATTGGTGCTTTCACTTGAAGAATATCCCGCTACCGCCAAAATAGAAAAAGGGGAAAGGGTTTTGGTTTTCGGCACTTCCTTTGATAAAGACGCTCAGGCTATGGCGGCATTGCTTGGGGGGTATTTCGGAACAGTGGTGCTTACCCGCTCCGCTCACCCGCGGGCTATGAAAATGGATTTGCTGAAGCAGGCTTTTGAGGGTAGGGGTTTGCAGGTTCTTGAAGCGGATGGAGTGCCTAAGGCTCTGGAACTGGCAGGGGAAATTAGCCCGGCAGACGGCCTCATATGTGCCACCGGTTCTCTCTTTGTAGCCGCCGAGGCCTTAAAAGGGAAGAGCCAGCCCCGGTCAGGAACTGGCTCTTAG
- a CDS encoding potassium channel family protein, whose translation MYVVVIGGGRLGYYLLKALLNDGHEVLLIEKNSSLCDGINKEMGSVCLHGDGCETAVLTEAGTSRADLLIAVTGDDEDNLVACQVAKYKFNVPRTIARVRNPKNESVFRQLGVDSTVNSTNIILEHIEHEVPSHAMTHLLTLHGKDLEIIDIRIPENALTVGKQIHELVLPPQTIISLIVRKDGKPILPRPETTVQVGDQFMIVTSAAKEAEIRDILTATA comes from the coding sequence ATGTATGTTGTAGTAATTGGCGGCGGACGTTTGGGTTATTACCTCCTCAAAGCCCTTCTCAATGACGGACACGAGGTGCTTCTTATTGAAAAAAATTCTTCCCTGTGTGACGGCATCAACAAAGAAATGGGCAGTGTTTGCCTGCATGGTGACGGCTGTGAAACCGCCGTTCTGACCGAAGCCGGCACTTCCAGAGCTGACCTGCTTATTGCCGTAACCGGAGATGACGAAGATAATCTGGTAGCCTGTCAGGTTGCCAAGTACAAGTTTAACGTACCCCGCACCATTGCCCGGGTCAGAAACCCCAAGAACGAATCCGTCTTCAGGCAACTGGGGGTAGACTCCACCGTAAACTCCACCAATATTATACTTGAGCATATTGAACACGAAGTGCCCAGCCACGCTATGACCCACCTGCTGACATTACATGGCAAAGACCTTGAGATTATAGATATACGCATTCCTGAAAATGCTCTGACTGTAGGCAAGCAGATACACGAGCTGGTACTGCCGCCCCAAACCATTATCTCCCTCATTGTACGCAAGGACGGCAAACCGATACTGCCCCGCCCCGAAACCACTGTTCAGGTCGGTGACCAGTTTATGATAGTCACTTCGGCAGCCAAAGAAGCCGAGATACGTGATATCCTGACCGCCACCGCTTAA
- a CDS encoding helix-hairpin-helix domain-containing protein has product MKVSKRFGLLLGLALSVITAQGCSETTPLAVYTPPQITEKPLEIYISGNINLPGIYPAGTQDTLQSLLESSGGLKDNSELTTIYLSFNPPPLASSAQKIDLNRAEIWLLVALPGIGEARASDIVSYRNQNGGFKNTLELMLIPGFSQSLYDQIKDMICVSETADIS; this is encoded by the coding sequence ATGAAGGTTTCCAAAAGGTTTGGTCTGCTGCTGGGACTTGCTCTTTCGGTCATAACCGCCCAAGGGTGTTCGGAAACTACACCACTTGCGGTATACACCCCTCCTCAAATTACCGAAAAACCACTTGAGATATATATTTCAGGAAATATAAACTTGCCGGGTATTTATCCTGCCGGTACCCAAGACACTCTCCAGAGCCTGCTTGAATCCTCAGGCGGGTTAAAAGACAACTCTGAACTGACAACTATCTACCTCAGTTTCAACCCGCCCCCATTAGCCTCTTCAGCCCAGAAAATAGACCTGAACCGGGCGGAAATCTGGCTGCTGGTTGCCCTGCCCGGCATAGGTGAAGCACGGGCGAGCGACATTGTCAGCTATCGCAACCAGAACGGGGGGTTTAAGAATACTCTGGAGCTGATGCTGATACCCGGCTTCAGCCAGAGCCTGTATGACCAGATAAAAGATATGATATGCGTTTCTGAAACGGCGGATATATCTTGA
- a CDS encoding PH domain-containing protein, with translation MAKYAPDMVADKKDQLEQIEGICLPDELIHAVFDLKGQGTGFIGLTNKRIIFYDKEFAKKAKAIVSIPYNRGATVGSEDKGGLIFRKGFMVSDKLYVGVSGQAVKEFEFRGGDKAHQAHDIIMTYVLN, from the coding sequence ATGGCAAAGTACGCACCGGATATGGTGGCGGACAAAAAAGACCAGCTGGAGCAGATTGAAGGTATTTGCCTGCCTGATGAGCTTATCCACGCAGTTTTTGACCTGAAAGGGCAGGGTACCGGATTTATCGGACTGACCAACAAACGGATAATTTTCTATGACAAGGAGTTTGCCAAAAAGGCCAAGGCTATTGTCAGTATACCCTACAACCGGGGGGCAACAGTGGGCAGTGAAGACAAAGGGGGACTCATATTCCGTAAGGGTTTTATGGTGAGTGACAAACTCTACGTGGGCGTATCCGGCCAGGCGGTCAAAGAATTTGAGTTTCGGGGTGGTGACAAGGCCCATCAGGCTCATGATATTATTATGACCTACGTGCTTAATTAA
- a CDS encoding Fur family transcriptional regulator: MHKQNSIAGELAGDGFRLTPQRVLILEALDMAEGHISAEDIYAEVGQEYPNINISTVYRTLELLKGQGLVLETDMGDGRLRYHSVNKGSHHYLVCRKCGQVTDLSEDMVKQLEQSIFKTYGFAADFKNLVIYGQCQKCGDSA, translated from the coding sequence ATGCACAAACAAAATTCTATAGCCGGTGAACTGGCAGGTGATGGTTTCCGTCTGACTCCACAAAGGGTGCTTATTCTGGAAGCCTTGGATATGGCTGAAGGGCATATAAGTGCAGAGGATATTTATGCTGAGGTTGGGCAGGAATACCCTAATATAAATATATCCACTGTTTACCGTACACTGGAGCTTCTGAAAGGGCAGGGTCTGGTATTGGAAACAGATATGGGTGACGGGCGGTTACGCTATCATAGCGTCAACAAAGGGTCACACCATTATCTGGTTTGCCGAAAATGCGGCCAAGTAACAGACTTGAGTGAAGATATGGTAAAACAGCTGGAACAGAGTATTTTTAAAACATATGGCTTTGCGGCTGATTTTAAGAATCTGGTAATCTACGGGCAATGCCAAAAGTGTGGTGATTCGGCCTGA
- a CDS encoding universal stress protein, with protein MEFERILVPVDGTETDEEAISLACTISKVSGKTRVFAVHIIPVERALPLDAELSSAINKSEGILAKAEEIAEKQGVKLETDLLQAREVANAIIDEAVEKEIDLILIGLSYKTRFGEFCMGGVLPYILQNAPCRVIVYHQRKV; from the coding sequence ATGGAATTTGAACGTATACTGGTACCTGTAGACGGCACGGAAACTGACGAAGAGGCTATAAGCCTAGCTTGCACTATATCTAAAGTTTCCGGCAAAACCAGAGTATTTGCTGTTCATATCATTCCGGTTGAACGGGCTTTGCCTCTTGACGCAGAGCTTTCATCTGCTATAAACAAATCCGAAGGCATTCTGGCCAAAGCTGAAGAAATAGCTGAAAAACAAGGCGTCAAACTGGAAACAGACCTTCTGCAGGCACGCGAAGTAGCCAACGCCATTATTGACGAAGCTGTAGAAAAAGAAATAGACCTCATACTTATAGGTCTTAGCTATAAAACCCGTTTCGGAGAGTTTTGCATGGGTGGCGTACTTCCCTACATACTCCAAAACGCCCCCTGCCGGGTAATAGTTTATCATCAGCGCAAGGTGTAA
- a CDS encoding potassium channel family protein yields MKVVIMGCGRVGAQLATMLDKEGNEVISLDIDAYSFRRLPADFKGTALLCNGMDEESLKKAGIETADAFVAVTQGDNRNIMAAQIAKKIFNVPKVVCRIYDPLRRDLYTLLGLDAISPTTIFAQMLKDKIESKE; encoded by the coding sequence ATGAAAGTAGTCATAATGGGTTGCGGGAGAGTTGGCGCCCAGTTGGCCACCATGCTGGATAAAGAAGGCAACGAAGTTATCTCTCTGGATATAGATGCGTATAGCTTCCGCCGCCTGCCGGCAGATTTTAAAGGTACAGCCCTTTTATGCAACGGCATGGACGAAGAGTCCCTGAAGAAGGCTGGTATTGAAACCGCAGATGCCTTCGTAGCCGTTACCCAAGGTGACAACCGCAATATTATGGCCGCCCAGATAGCCAAAAAGATTTTCAACGTACCAAAAGTGGTCTGCCGCATATATGACCCCCTCCGCCGTGACCTTTACACTCTGCTTGGGCTGGACGCCATAAGCCCCACTACTATCTTTGCCCAAATGCTAAAAGACAAGATAGAGAGCAAGGAATAA
- the trkA gene encoding Trk system potassium transporter TrkA, whose product MYIVIAGGGTVGYNIASMLVVEDHEVVVVEQSEKAVEYLNQQLDIKTIFGNAAIPRILRDAEVQRADLVLAVTDRDETNMVICFIAKEMGAATTAARIRNSEYTGYFIPPAKSTLSARRIIRPKSLGIDVFINPEVEMAREILGILSSFYSTPVEQLANGLVQIRSFTIEGSPMAGKTLSELNFAKPCVVAAIARKEELLVPRPDLVLENEDALYLVAERDNMDYLGRMFSAIQRPARSVFILGGTQIGMLVAEGLADHDVVVKLIEPDEEKSQKAAVRLEKAVVLKGDPTDRDFLTEQGVPSADAFVATTENDEFNILSCLVAKNLGVDRSLTVINKPSYIPLAEAVDIDVAGSPAIITARKIAHFVLSGGAIAATLLESGQLEAVEFVVNPQAGIINQKVSQIEIPKEATIGAVVQNNQVIIPPDEAVIHAGDHVIVVSQLNVLHDVEKLFK is encoded by the coding sequence ATGTATATTGTGATTGCCGGCGGCGGCACGGTAGGCTACAATATAGCCTCCATGCTGGTCGTGGAAGACCACGAAGTGGTAGTTGTTGAGCAGTCTGAAAAGGCTGTTGAATACCTTAACCAACAGCTGGACATTAAAACTATTTTCGGTAATGCCGCCATTCCCCGCATACTGCGCGATGCCGAAGTTCAACGGGCCGATCTGGTTTTAGCAGTAACAGACCGTGATGAAACCAATATGGTTATCTGTTTTATTGCCAAAGAAATGGGCGCCGCCACTACTGCCGCCCGAATCCGCAATTCCGAATATACCGGTTATTTTATACCTCCCGCCAAGTCCACTCTATCTGCCAGACGGATTATCCGCCCCAAATCACTGGGTATTGATGTATTTATAAACCCTGAAGTAGAGATGGCTCGTGAAATACTGGGCATTCTGTCCAGTTTTTATTCCACCCCGGTGGAACAGCTGGCTAACGGGCTGGTCCAAATACGGAGTTTTACTATTGAAGGCTCACCCATGGCCGGCAAGACCCTGAGTGAGTTAAATTTTGCCAAACCCTGCGTGGTGGCCGCTATTGCCCGTAAAGAAGAGCTTCTCGTACCCCGGCCTGACCTGGTTTTGGAAAACGAAGATGCCCTTTATCTGGTGGCCGAACGTGACAATATGGACTATCTGGGGCGGATGTTCAGTGCCATCCAACGCCCTGCCCGCAGCGTTTTTATACTGGGAGGCACCCAAATAGGAATGCTAGTTGCCGAGGGGCTGGCAGACCATGACGTTGTTGTAAAGCTGATAGAACCTGACGAAGAAAAAAGCCAGAAGGCGGCTGTAAGGCTGGAAAAGGCGGTGGTACTCAAAGGAGACCCTACCGACCGGGATTTTCTGACCGAACAGGGCGTACCTTCGGCTGATGCTTTTGTGGCCACTACCGAAAATGACGAATTCAATATTTTAAGTTGTCTGGTAGCCAAAAATCTGGGGGTAGACCGTAGCCTGACGGTTATCAACAAACCTTCTTACATACCCTTGGCCGAAGCTGTAGATATAGATGTTGCCGGTTCTCCGGCTATTATTACTGCCCGGAAAATAGCTCACTTTGTGCTTTCCGGCGGAGCTATTGCCGCTACTTTGCTGGAAAGCGGCCAGCTGGAAGCCGTGGAATTTGTGGTCAACCCGCAAGCCGGTATCATAAACCAAAAGGTTAGCCAGATTGAAATCCCCAAGGAAGCCACCATAGGGGCTGTTGTCCAGAATAATCAGGTTATTATTCCCCCTGACGAAGCTGTTATCCATGCCGGAGACCATGTTATTGTGGTCTCCCAGCTAAACGTTCTGCATGACGTGGAGAAGCTGTTTAAATAA
- a CDS encoding TrkH family potassium uptake protein: protein MKINNVLHYLGLVIAIVGGFMLIPFIFSLINAEPDQMAFGISIVITLSAGFLLWRFTPITERRISLRESLAIVAGSWIMAALFGSLPFIISGVLPSVIDCIFEAMSGLTTTGASVFSSVENLPHGILVWRSLTQWIGGLGIIMLFVTILPMLGIGASQLMEAETPGQQERLTSRIRDTARTLWLLYLGFTVAGFIALVIAGLPGFDAFNVILATTPTGGFAPVSSIGVYNNLAVELILIFFMVASGVNFGLYYYLLWKGRPAKFFGNPEFKLYIGILAGCILLINWDLVANAGIGIFEGLRQASFQTTSVMTTTGFATADFATWPHFSQAILLVLMVVGASAGSTGGGLKVIRLLVLFKYTYRRILLTFNPNAVIPIKIGGNVISDKLISRSVGLTILYFAALWAGFLIMSAIGLDFVTALSSITSCLGNIGPALGTVGPMSSYADIPGIGKLVLLIAMLVGRIELFTLLVLFVPAFWRWR from the coding sequence ATGAAAATAAATAACGTTCTCCATTACCTGGGGCTGGTTATTGCCATTGTGGGTGGCTTTATGCTTATCCCCTTTATCTTCAGCCTGATAAACGCAGAGCCGGACCAAATGGCCTTTGGCATTTCCATTGTCATCACCTTAAGTGCCGGCTTTCTGCTGTGGCGTTTCACCCCCATCACCGAAAGGCGTATCAGCCTGCGCGAATCTCTGGCTATTGTAGCCGGAAGCTGGATTATGGCCGCCCTGTTCGGTTCACTCCCTTTTATCATTTCAGGGGTACTCCCCAGTGTTATTGACTGTATCTTTGAAGCTATGAGCGGCTTGACTACCACCGGTGCCAGTGTGTTCAGCAGTGTAGAAAACCTGCCTCACGGCATACTTGTCTGGCGCTCCCTGACCCAGTGGATAGGCGGCTTGGGTATCATTATGCTGTTTGTCACCATCCTGCCCATGCTGGGCATTGGTGCTTCCCAGCTTATGGAAGCTGAAACACCCGGTCAGCAGGAACGGCTGACCTCACGTATCCGGGATACCGCCAGAACCCTGTGGCTACTGTATCTGGGTTTTACAGTGGCAGGCTTCATAGCCCTTGTTATTGCCGGACTGCCCGGATTTGATGCCTTTAATGTCATTTTGGCTACTACCCCTACCGGCGGTTTTGCACCCGTAAGCAGTATCGGAGTATATAACAACCTGGCTGTTGAACTTATTCTTATTTTCTTCATGGTGGCCAGCGGGGTAAACTTCGGACTTTATTACTACCTGCTCTGGAAAGGCCGTCCCGCCAAATTTTTCGGCAACCCGGAGTTCAAGTTATATATAGGTATTCTGGCAGGCTGTATACTCCTTATAAACTGGGATCTGGTAGCCAATGCCGGCATAGGTATTTTTGAGGGTTTGCGTCAGGCCAGCTTCCAGACTACCTCAGTTATGACTACCACCGGTTTTGCCACCGCTGATTTTGCCACCTGGCCGCACTTCTCACAGGCTATTTTACTGGTACTGATGGTAGTGGGTGCATCTGCCGGTTCTACCGGCGGCGGTCTGAAAGTAATCCGCCTGCTGGTTTTGTTTAAATACACCTACCGCCGCATACTCCTGACTTTCAACCCCAACGCAGTTATACCCATAAAAATAGGCGGCAACGTTATTTCCGACAAGCTTATCTCGCGTTCAGTAGGCCTGACTATACTCTATTTTGCCGCCCTGTGGGCAGGTTTTCTAATCATGAGTGCCATAGGGCTGGACTTTGTTACTGCCCTATCCAGCATTACCTCCTGTTTGGGAAACATAGGCCCGGCTCTGGGTACTGTCGGCCCCATGTCCAGTTATGCGGACATACCGGGCATAGGCAAACTGGTACTCCTTATAGCCATGCTGGTAGGCAGAATAGAGCTTTTCACCTTACTGGTTTTATTCGTGCCGGCCTTCTGGCGCTGGCGTTAA
- a CDS encoding DNA internalization-related competence protein ComEC/Rec2 yields the protein MIISLCSLGLIAGVALSRLGLPVLPFIILALALGVFWFIFRKKTRLLLGLSLGFLALSGGLWLANSQITINSDPSRLDYYNDSGKLELQGIITENPDKRDRTSLILLEASGIATSSGWQEVSGNVLLTLPSYPEYSYGDQIRISGYLKTPENFDGFDYKAYLENQHIYSVMVYPETTLLSEGNGNPVMTAIFSFRQILSESLSRAMPEPEASLAKGILLGERSGIPEDIQTEFSLSGTTHLLAISGANLSILSGILLAALGWILGKGGYIYIYLTLILIWGYSLLSGFDPPVVRAVIMASIFLSAELLGRQKNAMPALCLAAAVMVAFSPSILWSVSFQLSFMSMLGLILVYPMLKEINIRLLDRLGLAEGIFRATLGLVLDGLAVSLAAIAGIWPVLLYYFENISLIGPVATLLAMPAMPFIIVLSFLTALLGLVFPAGAIFMGYLTWLPCRYMLVVVSLTASVPGVLMSGLRPGAMLMGIYYFLLGMLYWLYKHILKMPPSRPNTNPASTLNLRWLLAGIAVPVLFFSFNLSPSTDQKLHVYFLNVGQGDAILIQYQNQDILIDGGPSPQTLCSELDKHLPFFDRSIEMVILTHPDSDHLNGLLEVLERYRVKEVILPQTRSQDSLYQSYQNLIAEKAIPARIAETGMQITMANGAVLEVISPFEGLSSKAADTDNNHSTVLNLSCGQINYLFCADIETTVEYQLITQRLLADTTVLKVSHHGSKYSSSAWFLDVTSPEFGLISVGADNRYGHPHPETLSRLISVMAENCIYRTDIWGSLDFATDGQSLYILQS from the coding sequence TTGATTATCAGCCTGTGCAGTCTGGGACTGATTGCCGGAGTGGCATTAAGCCGCCTGGGTTTACCTGTTTTGCCATTTATTATTTTGGCACTGGCACTAGGCGTATTCTGGTTTATTTTCAGAAAAAAAACCCGCTTATTACTGGGCTTAAGTCTGGGTTTTTTGGCCCTCTCAGGCGGATTGTGGCTGGCAAACAGCCAGATTACCATAAATTCAGACCCTTCCCGGCTAGATTACTATAATGACAGCGGCAAACTGGAACTTCAGGGCATAATAACCGAAAACCCTGACAAACGCGACCGCACCAGCCTGATATTACTGGAGGCAAGCGGGATTGCCACATCAAGCGGCTGGCAAGAAGTATCCGGAAATGTCCTGCTTACCCTGCCAAGTTATCCTGAGTACAGTTACGGTGACCAGATTCGGATAAGCGGATACCTAAAAACTCCGGAAAACTTTGACGGGTTTGATTACAAAGCCTATCTGGAAAACCAGCATATATACTCTGTCATGGTATACCCGGAGACAACCCTACTTTCTGAAGGCAACGGAAACCCGGTGATGACGGCTATTTTCAGCTTCCGCCAAATCCTGTCCGAAAGCCTGAGCAGGGCTATGCCCGAACCCGAAGCCTCCCTTGCCAAAGGGATACTGCTGGGTGAACGAAGCGGCATACCCGAAGATATTCAGACGGAGTTCAGTCTATCCGGCACTACCCACCTGCTGGCTATATCCGGTGCCAATCTAAGCATACTCTCAGGCATACTTCTGGCGGCTCTGGGCTGGATACTGGGCAAGGGGGGATACATTTATATATACCTAACCCTGATACTTATCTGGGGATATTCCCTGCTCAGCGGATTTGACCCGCCGGTGGTCAGGGCAGTGATTATGGCCAGTATATTCCTTTCAGCCGAACTGCTGGGACGCCAGAAAAATGCTATGCCGGCTTTGTGTCTGGCGGCGGCAGTCATGGTGGCCTTTTCACCCTCTATCTTGTGGTCTGTCTCTTTCCAGCTCAGTTTCATGTCCATGCTGGGGCTGATACTGGTTTACCCCATGCTGAAAGAAATAAACATCAGGCTGCTTGACCGCTTAGGCCTTGCCGAAGGAATATTCAGAGCAACTCTGGGATTGGTACTGGACGGTCTGGCGGTTTCTCTGGCCGCCATTGCCGGCATCTGGCCGGTACTTCTATATTACTTTGAAAATATATCTCTGATAGGACCGGTGGCTACCCTGCTGGCCATGCCTGCCATGCCGTTTATCATTGTACTGTCATTTTTAACCGCCTTGCTGGGTCTGGTTTTTCCGGCTGGGGCAATATTTATGGGCTACCTGACCTGGCTGCCCTGCCGGTATATGCTGGTGGTGGTATCCCTGACTGCTTCTGTGCCGGGAGTGCTGATGTCCGGGTTACGCCCCGGTGCCATGCTAATGGGCATTTATTATTTCCTGCTGGGAATGCTCTACTGGCTGTATAAACATATACTGAAAATGCCCCCTTCCCGCCCCAATACCAATCCGGCTTCTACCCTGAACCTGCGCTGGCTGCTAGCGGGTATTGCCGTGCCGGTGCTGTTTTTTTCTTTCAACCTGAGCCCATCAACTGACCAGAAACTCCACGTTTATTTTCTGAACGTGGGACAGGGTGATGCCATACTTATCCAGTACCAGAACCAGGATATCCTGATAGATGGCGGTCCCAGCCCCCAGACACTCTGCAGCGAACTGGACAAGCACCTGCCATTTTTTGACCGCAGTATAGAAATGGTTATCCTGACCCACCCGGATTCAGACCATTTGAACGGGCTTTTGGAGGTACTGGAACGTTACAGAGTGAAAGAAGTGATTTTGCCCCAAACCCGGAGTCAGGACAGCCTCTACCAGAGCTACCAAAACCTGATAGCGGAAAAGGCCATACCGGCCAGAATTGCCGAAACGGGTATGCAAATAACTATGGCAAACGGGGCAGTACTTGAGGTAATAAGCCCGTTTGAGGGGCTTTCAAGTAAGGCAGCAGATACGGACAATAACCACAGCACAGTGCTGAATCTAAGCTGCGGGCAAATAAACTATCTCTTTTGTGCCGATATTGAAACTACCGTTGAATACCAGTTAATAACCCAACGCCTGCTTGCAGATACTACCGTCCTGAAGGTATCCCACCACGGCTCAAAATATTCTTCAAGTGCATGGTTTCTAGATGTAACCTCACCCGAATTCGGGCTTATTTCAGTCGGCGCAGACAACCGCTACGGACACCCCCATCCCGAAACCCTTTCCCGCCTGATTTCGGTTATGGCTGAAAACTGCATCTACCGCACAGATATATGGGGCAGTCTGGATTTTGCCACCGACGGCCAGAGCCTTTATATTTTGCAGTCATAA
- the dtd gene encoding D-aminoacyl-tRNA deacylase: MKAVVQRVSRASVRVSGETVGEIGPGLAVLLGVAEGDTEEDAEYLASKIINLRIFSDAEGKFNLSLKDLCREMLVVSQFTLIADTRKGRRPSFIEAAQPQEADGLYNVFIRLCREEGTQVATGQFGAMMMLEIYNDGPVTIILDSRDRLNPRL, encoded by the coding sequence ATGAAAGCGGTAGTCCAAAGGGTTAGCCGGGCGTCTGTCAGGGTAAGCGGAGAGACTGTTGGGGAAATAGGGCCTGGCCTTGCGGTTCTGCTGGGAGTGGCGGAAGGGGATACCGAAGAAGATGCTGAATATCTGGCATCCAAAATAATAAATTTGCGTATCTTTTCTGATGCCGAAGGTAAATTTAATCTTTCTTTAAAAGACCTCTGCCGCGAGATGTTGGTGGTCAGCCAGTTTACCCTTATTGCAGATACCCGCAAGGGGCGCCGCCCCAGTTTTATTGAGGCTGCCCAGCCTCAGGAAGCAGACGGGCTGTACAATGTATTTATCCGTCTTTGCCGTGAGGAAGGTACGCAGGTGGCAACCGGACAGTTCGGGGCTATGATGATGCTGGAAATCTATAATGACGGTCCGGTGACTATTATTCTGGACAGTCGTGATCGTTTGAACCCCCGCCTGTAA